From a region of the Impatiens glandulifera chromosome 4, dImpGla2.1, whole genome shotgun sequence genome:
- the LOC124935514 gene encoding scopoletin glucosyltransferase-like, which produces MKNLSIFFFPLLAHGHMIPTLDLAKLFSSKGVKSTIITTPRNVRHFEKAIDRAVQLGQEISIKVIPFSAKENGLPENCECADEVPFEDDMMPKFFCAMSKLQPELERILDEFRPDCLVADMFFPWATDSAAKFGIPRLVFHGMSFFSLCAIHCLTIHKPHGNVVSETEPFVIPTLPHEVKMMKMQLADHHKEESDTEFSRLIERVKESELVSYGVIVNSFYELEPDYADYFRRVLKRRAWHVGPVSLCNREIQDKANRGKESSIDKHECLKWLNLKKPKSVIYISFGSVAEFSKSQMIEIAAGLEDSGHSFIWVVRQEKNDELLPAGFENRVKERGLIIWGWAPQVLILEHESIGGFLTHCGWNSIQEAICAGVPMVTWPVSAEQFFNEVMVKDILKIGVEGGSKRWTFRTPVEEVKREMIAGAVKRVMKGEIAEGMRERMIALKKKAMMAVEEGGSSYTDLDDLLHQLSDK; this is translated from the coding sequence atgaaaaacttaAGCATCTTCTTCTTTCCTTTACTTGCCCATGGCCATATGATCCCAACTCTCGATCTCGCCAAGCTATTTAGTTCAAAAGGAGTCAAATCTACCATTATCACCACTCCAAGAAACGTCCGTCATTTTGAAAAAGCAATTGATCGAGCAGTACAACTAGGTCAGGAAATATCCATCAAAGTTATTCCTTTCTCGGCGAAGGAAAATGGCTTACCGGAAAACTGTGAATGTGCCGATGAAGTTCCATTTGAAGACGATATGATGCCCAAATTCTTCTGTGCCATGTCCAAGCTTCAACCCGAACTCGAACGGATTTTGGACGAATTCCGACCGGATTGTCTAGTTGCCGACATGTTCTTCCCGTGGGCCACCGATTCCGCCGCGAAATTTGGAATTCCGAGGTTGGTTTTCCATGGAATGAGCTTCTTTTCTCTCTGTGCTATTCATTGCTTGACGATTCATAAACCTCATGGTAATGTGGTTTCCGAAACAGAGCCATTTGTTATTCCGACTCTTCCTCATGAAGTTAAGATGATGAAAATGCAGTTGGCTGATCATCATAAAGAGGAATCTGATACAGAATTCTCTCGTTTGATTGAAAGAGTGAAGGAATCAGAACTCGTTAGCTATGGGGTTATCGTAAACAGCTTTTACGAGCTGGAACCTGATTACGCAGATTACTTCCGGCGAGTTTTAAAAAGGAGAGCTTGGCATGTCGGTCCTGTTTCTCTCTGTAACAGAGAGATTCAAGATAAAGCAAACAGAGGTAAAGAATCTTCAATTGACAAACATGAATGTCTGAAATGGCTAAACTTGAAGAAACCCAAATCAGTAATTTACATAAGCTTCGGTAGCGTAGCTGAATTTTCCAAATCCCAGATGATTGAGATCGCCGCCGGACTTGAAGATTCCGGCCATTCTTTCATATGGGTTGTTCGTCAAGAAAAGAATGATGAACTCTTACCAGCGGGATTCGAAAACAGGGTTAAGGAAAGAGGGTTAATCATATGGGGTTGGGCTCCTCAAGTTTTGATTCTTGAACATGAATCGATCGGTGGATTCTTAACCCATTGTGGATGGAACTCGATTCAAGAAGCGATTTGCGCCGGTGTTCCAATGGTGACTTGGCCGGTGTCTGCTGAACAGTTTTTTAATGAAGTTATGGTTAAAGATATTCTTAAAATTGGTGTTGAAGGTGGATCTAAACGTTGGACATTTAGAACACCGGTTGAGGAGGTTAAGAGAGAGATGATCGCCGGTGCAGTGAAGAGGGTGATGAAAGGAGAGATTGCGGAGGGAAT